A single genomic interval of Sphingopyxis sp. CCNWLW2 harbors:
- a CDS encoding GFA family protein — protein sequence MEGRCTCGAVRYRLTAAPMIVHCCHCRWCQRETGSAFVINAVIESERVEAEGIVDYVMTPSESGRGQEIIRCPTCRVALWSHYPNSGRRSSFVRVGTLDDPDQCPPDVHIFTRSKQPWVVLPDDAKVFPDFYPSPKDVWSADAQRRWQAMMAG from the coding sequence ATGGAAGGCAGATGCACGTGCGGCGCGGTTCGTTACCGGCTGACCGCGGCACCGATGATCGTCCATTGCTGCCATTGCCGCTGGTGTCAGCGCGAGACGGGCAGCGCCTTCGTCATCAATGCCGTGATCGAGAGCGAGCGCGTCGAGGCCGAAGGGATAGTCGATTATGTAATGACCCCGTCGGAAAGCGGCCGGGGGCAGGAAATCATCCGCTGCCCGACCTGCCGGGTCGCGCTGTGGAGCCATTATCCCAACTCGGGCCGCCGCTCCTCCTTCGTTCGTGTCGGGACGCTCGACGACCCGGACCAATGCCCGCCCGATGTCCATATCTTCACGCGCAGCAAACAGCCGTGGGTCGTCCTGCCCGACGACGCGAAGGTGTTTCCGGATTTCTACCCGTCACCCAAGGACGTGTGGAGCGCCGACGCACAGCGCCGGTGGCAGGCGATGATGGCCGGTTGA
- a CDS encoding trimeric intracellular cation channel family protein: MDTQTLVRLLDLVGIGVFALSGALMAVRLRQTLVTAAFFALVTGVGGGSVRDLLIGAPVFWVQDGAIAAVCIAIAMVVWLTPERWWQGQLLEWADAVGLAAYAVFGTAKALAWGVPPVPALMMGVITGCVGGTIRDILAGVPSIIMRPEVYVTAAALASGLFLLLQWLGTGTAVAAVAGAVAGFILRGAAIRWSLALPAYRGHGEDA; encoded by the coding sequence ATGGATACACAAACCCTCGTCCGCCTGCTCGACCTCGTCGGCATCGGCGTCTTCGCGCTGTCGGGCGCGCTGATGGCGGTGCGGCTGCGCCAGACGCTGGTGACCGCCGCCTTCTTCGCGCTGGTGACCGGCGTCGGCGGCGGCAGCGTGCGCGACCTGCTCATCGGCGCGCCGGTGTTCTGGGTGCAGGACGGCGCGATCGCCGCGGTGTGCATCGCGATTGCGATGGTCGTCTGGCTCACCCCCGAACGCTGGTGGCAGGGGCAATTGCTCGAATGGGCCGACGCCGTGGGACTCGCCGCTTATGCGGTGTTCGGCACGGCGAAGGCGCTGGCATGGGGCGTCCCGCCCGTCCCCGCGCTGATGATGGGGGTGATCACCGGCTGCGTCGGTGGCACGATCCGCGACATCCTGGCGGGCGTGCCGTCGATCATCATGCGCCCCGAAGTCTATGTCACCGCGGCGGCGCTCGCGTCGGGGCTGTTCCTGCTGCTGCAATGGCTGGGGACGGGGACGGCGGTCGCGGCGGTTGCGGGCGCAGTTGCGGGCTTCATCCTGCGTGGCGCGGCGATCCGGTGGTCGCTCGCGCTTCCGGCCTACCGCGGGCACGGCGAAGACGCTTAG